The following proteins are encoded in a genomic region of Micrococcaceae bacterium Sec5.8:
- the dnaN gene encoding DNA polymerase III subunit beta gives MKFRVERDVLAEAVTWTARSLSPRPPVPVLSGLLLKAEAGTVSLSSFDYETSARLEIAADITTEGTILVSGRLLADICRSLPSAPVEIETDGNKVTLSCRRSSFHLATMPEAEYPPLPALPPISGTVPGDAFAQAVSQVIIAASKDDTLPILTGVRMEIEDDLITLLATDRYRLAMREVPWKPVTPGISTSALVKAKTLNEVAKTLGGSGDIHLALADDDSRLIGFESGGRTTTSLLVDGDYPKIRSLFPESTPIHATVQTSELVEAVRRVSLVAERNTPVRLAFTQGQLHLDAGTGEDAQASEELEAQLTGDDITVAFNPHYLIEGLSVIETKFVRFSFTSAPKPAMITAQNDADGEDQGDYRYLVMPVRLPN, from the coding sequence GTGAAGTTCAGAGTCGAACGGGACGTCCTGGCCGAGGCCGTGACCTGGACCGCCCGGTCGTTGTCTCCGCGGCCGCCAGTACCCGTACTTTCCGGGCTGCTCCTGAAGGCCGAAGCCGGCACGGTCAGCCTCTCGAGCTTCGACTATGAGACTTCGGCGAGACTTGAAATTGCCGCTGACATCACCACCGAAGGCACCATCCTGGTATCGGGGCGCCTGCTCGCTGACATCTGCCGCAGCCTGCCATCAGCTCCAGTAGAGATCGAAACGGACGGCAACAAAGTCACCCTGAGTTGCCGTCGAAGCAGCTTCCATTTGGCCACCATGCCGGAAGCTGAATACCCCCCGTTGCCAGCCTTGCCGCCGATCAGCGGCACGGTACCGGGCGATGCCTTCGCCCAGGCTGTTTCCCAGGTGATTATTGCCGCCAGCAAAGACGACACCCTGCCGATTCTCACCGGGGTACGGATGGAGATCGAAGACGATCTCATCACCCTGTTGGCCACTGACCGCTACCGGCTTGCAATGCGTGAGGTGCCGTGGAAACCGGTCACTCCCGGAATTTCCACCAGTGCCCTGGTAAAGGCAAAGACCCTCAACGAGGTGGCCAAAACCTTGGGTGGCAGCGGTGATATCCATCTCGCCCTCGCCGATGATGACAGCCGCCTCATTGGATTTGAAAGTGGCGGCCGCACCACCACCTCGTTGCTGGTGGACGGCGACTATCCCAAAATCCGCTCACTTTTCCCTGAATCCACGCCGATCCACGCAACAGTTCAGACTTCGGAGCTCGTCGAAGCTGTACGCCGGGTTTCACTCGTGGCAGAACGCAACACCCCCGTCCGCCTGGCGTTCACCCAGGGGCAACTGCACCTCGATGCCGGCACCGGCGAAGATGCCCAGGCCTCAGAAGAGCTTGAAGCGCAGCTCACCGGCGACGACATTACCGTGGCCTTCAATCCGCACTACCTGATCGAAGGCCTTAGCGTCATCGAAACCAAGTTTGTCCGCTTTTCCTTCACCAGCGCGCCGAAACCGGCCATGATCACCGCCCAGAACGATGCTGACGGGGAAGACCAGGGCGACTACCGCTACCTGGTCATGCCTGTCCGGCTGCCGAACTAG
- the gnd gene encoding decarboxylating 6-phosphogluconate dehydrogenase — protein sequence MHIGLIGLGKMGFNMRERLRKGGLEVTGFDRNPDVTDVASVDELIAAVPTPRLIWVMVPSGEITDAVITELGSKLDAGDLVIDGGNSRYTEDQKHGTALAQQGVRFADCGVSGGVWGLQNGYGLMAGGDTADIERAMPVFDALRPAGDRADSFVHVGGVGAGHYAKMVHNGIEYGLMQAYAEGYELLAAKDIVTDLPGTFRAWQKGTVVRSWLLDLMVKALDEDPGLETIDDYVEDSGEGRWTVEEAIANAVPAPAITAALFARFSSREDNSPAMKMVSALRHQFGGHATRPAK from the coding sequence GTGCATATCGGACTAATTGGCCTTGGAAAAATGGGTTTCAACATGCGCGAGCGGCTGCGCAAGGGCGGACTCGAGGTCACGGGGTTTGACCGCAACCCGGACGTCACAGATGTTGCCAGCGTGGACGAGCTCATCGCCGCCGTGCCAACACCGCGGCTGATCTGGGTCATGGTCCCCTCCGGCGAGATTACCGACGCCGTCATCACCGAACTCGGCAGCAAACTCGACGCCGGGGACCTGGTCATCGACGGCGGCAACTCCCGTTACACCGAGGACCAGAAGCACGGAACCGCACTGGCTCAACAAGGTGTCCGCTTCGCGGACTGCGGCGTTTCGGGCGGGGTCTGGGGCCTGCAGAATGGTTACGGTCTGATGGCAGGTGGGGATACCGCCGACATTGAGCGGGCCATGCCCGTCTTTGACGCACTCCGTCCTGCTGGTGACCGCGCCGACAGTTTCGTCCACGTCGGCGGCGTCGGCGCTGGCCACTATGCCAAAATGGTTCATAATGGCATCGAATATGGGCTGATGCAGGCTTACGCCGAAGGTTATGAACTGCTCGCTGCCAAGGACATCGTTACTGATTTGCCGGGCACCTTCCGGGCCTGGCAAAAAGGAACCGTCGTCCGGTCCTGGCTGCTGGACCTGATGGTCAAGGCCCTGGACGAGGATCCCGGTTTGGAAACGATCGATGACTACGTCGAGGACTCGGGCGAGGGACGCTGGACCGTGGAAGAGGCAATTGCGAATGCTGTCCCGGCACCGGCCATCACGGCAGCACTTTTCGCCCGCTTTTCCTCCCGTGAGGACAATTCACCCGCCATGAAGATGGTCTCTGCTCTGCGCCACCAGTTCGGCGGCCATGCGACCCGGCCGGCCAAGTAG